The Cryptococcus neoformans var. grubii H99 chromosome 10, complete sequence genome segment GGAGAGATCACGTACGTTTCCCATTGGAAGTTGGTTTTATAGATGCTGATTATGGTTTTCAGGTTGACGTAAGTAACGCCTTGCACAAAATCATTACCGGAAACTTCAACAATAGGAACTGACGTTTTGGCCACAGTGATCACAGCTTGGATACATCCTACTCTGCATCTATTAGCGTCGGTACTCCTGCTCAGACACTCAACATCGTCCTGGACACGGGATCTTCTGACCTATGGCTTGCTTCAACCGAGTGTGACACCACTGCGTGTGAGAGCATGGACAGATATAATCCTTCCGACAGTTCTTCCAGTACGAAGTGTGTAACCTTTCCGTCTTGGCACAGCAAGGTCTGAACTGACCTCTCCTTCAGCCTCACCACTAGCTTCTCAATCCAGTACGGCTCTGGTTCTACCTCTGGCTCCCTTTTCCAGGACCTCATTACCCTTGGCGGTTACTCAGTGGCTTCCCAGACCTTTGCCTCATGTGACGATGTCAGCTCTGGTCTGTTGAGTAGCGGTGTCAGCGGTATTATGGGTTTGAGTTGGCAAGCTTTGGCTTACTCTAAGGGTGAGTTACAAGTTCCATCCACGACGATCCTTGACTGAATGATCATGTAGCTACTCCATGGTGGATCACTCTTGCCAAGTCCTCTGCTTGGTCTGACCCTTTGTTCGCCTTTTATCTTGCAAGATACCGAAATGTTGCAGGTGCAGGCGCTACCGAAAGTGACGGTGGTGTTGCCAGCTTTGGATACCTCGACTCCTCCATGTACTCTGGCGATGTCACCTACGTAAATGTCGGTGATAGTGCTCAGTACTGGCAGATTCAGATGGCTTCTGTGACGATCCAGGGCTCTTCAGTCTCTCTCGGTTCATCCAACATGGCGGCTATCGACACTGGTACGACTCTTATCGGTGGTCCCGAATCTGTTGTTGCAGCCATCTATGCCAAGATCTCTGGGTCTCATCGCATGACTGGTTCTTACTCTTCTTACTATGAGTACCCTTGCAACACTTCGGTAGACTTTGATATCACTTTTGGCGGTTACACCATCAAAATTACCGATCAAGATTTCAACCTTGGTCGATACTCTTCCGATGAGACCATGTGCACCGGTGCTGTCTACATCCAGACCCTTTCTTCAAACTCGCCTGTACAATGGATCGTCGGTGACGCTGCGCTGAAGAACACCTATACTGTATTCAGATACAGTCCTGCTGCTGTCGGTTTCGCGGATCTCGCTAGCTCAGTAGCCAGCAGCGAGGCTGCCCAGTCCACCACAATCGTCGACgcttcatctctcctcGCTGCGGCGAGCAGTACTACCAGCACGTCGGTTGCTGCTTCCACTTCATCGTCCAGCAGTGCTGCCGCTGCTAGTACCAGCGGCGCCAAGACCGCTTCCGTTTCTTCTGAAGCTCCTCATGTGGTCACTGTCAGCGGTTCCAGCACCATTGGTGTGGCTTCTACGGCTTCTGGCTCTGAAGCTTCAGCTTCAGCTTCTGGCAGTGGTACCTCCAGCGGCGCTTTGCCTGCCTTGGGTAGTGGCAGCAAGTGGTTGGGGATCTTTGTGGGCGTGGCAGTAGGCGTTTTCATGCTGTAAGATAGGAAATTTAGGGTAGATATCTCACGTTGTTCA includes the following:
- a CDS encoding endopeptidase, encoding MIAPLLLFLTLPLAFANPVPTSSPATSIAPAPTSLPVARGFSTSLSHGQGAIARAKAYEKAKSKRGFFSRDVEKDDEALPPSWLLWAGARVDSKYNEGKGGFAAAYALALSKRAKNGEITLTDHSLDTSYSASISVGTPAQTLNIVLDTGSSDLWLASTECDTTACESMDRYNPSDSSSSTNLTTSFSIQYGSGSTSGSLFQDLITLGGYSVASQTFASCDDVSSGLLSSGVSGIMGLSWQALAYSKATPWWITLAKSSAWSDPLFAFYLARYRNVAGAGATESDGGVASFGYLDSSMYSGDVTYVNVGDSAQYWQIQMASVTIQGSSVSLGSSNMAAIDTGTTLIGGPESVVAAIYAKISGSHRMTGSYSSYYEYPCNTSVDFDITFGGYTIKITDQDFNLGRYSSDETMCTGAVYIQTLSSNSPVQWIVGDAALKNTYTVFRYSPAAVGFADLASSVASSEAAQSTTIVDASSLLAAASSTTSTSVAASTSSSSSAAAASTSGAKTASVSSEAPHVVTVSGSSTIGVASTASGSEASASASGSGTSSGALPALGSGSKWLGIFVGVAVGVFML